From a single Sinorhizobium sp. RAC02 genomic region:
- a CDS encoding ferric reductase-like transmembrane domain-containing protein codes for MTAGSIIATLLIVFAGLLAVPAVSHTNAGTTFSLMASSMAFVAMGIAQFMATRPPFIERLFGGLDRIYQFHRKIGIAVLCLILVHYFIAPDFQGLSVTSGLNQLAKTAGEWAFYAFVFLLILSLVKVIPKTRFQIPYQYWRITHRFIGLLFVMVAFHQMFIKRPYDGTALLATYLNLFALIGIVSYAYTQLLPWLRTRRYEVVNVERHDGATIISARPIGGKLRAKPGQFGFFRVNKTGLREPHPFTIAGIEDDGSVRFAIKPLGDYTKALRETVAVGDALTLEGGYGHFNHKRGGKKQIWLAGGIGVTPFLAMASRLKGDEGQDIHMVYCVRDGAEAIGLETFRAQAEKLENFNFVLHNSATDGRFDATKLVSGTTMNPAEADLWFCGPPPLRLAIEKGLKELGKAPRRVEFERFEFR; via the coding sequence TTGACTGCGGGTTCCATCATCGCGACGCTTCTGATCGTCTTTGCCGGCCTTCTGGCCGTGCCGGCCGTCAGCCATACCAATGCGGGAACCACGTTTTCGCTGATGGCCTCTTCGATGGCCTTCGTCGCCATGGGGATCGCCCAGTTCATGGCGACGCGTCCGCCTTTCATCGAACGGCTGTTTGGCGGGCTCGACCGCATCTACCAGTTCCATCGCAAGATCGGGATTGCGGTGCTCTGTCTTATCCTGGTGCACTATTTCATTGCACCGGATTTCCAGGGGCTTTCCGTAACGAGCGGGCTCAACCAACTCGCCAAGACGGCGGGCGAATGGGCGTTCTACGCCTTCGTCTTCCTGTTGATCCTCAGCCTCGTCAAGGTGATCCCGAAGACGCGGTTCCAGATCCCCTATCAGTATTGGCGCATCACGCACCGCTTCATCGGCCTGCTCTTCGTCATGGTGGCGTTCCATCAGATGTTCATCAAGCGCCCCTATGACGGCACGGCGCTGCTGGCGACCTATCTCAATCTTTTCGCTCTCATCGGCATCGTCAGCTACGCCTATACGCAGCTCCTGCCATGGCTTCGCACGCGCAGATACGAGGTTGTGAATGTCGAGCGCCATGACGGAGCGACGATCATTTCGGCAAGGCCGATCGGCGGCAAGCTTCGGGCGAAACCTGGCCAGTTCGGCTTTTTCCGCGTCAACAAGACGGGCCTTCGCGAGCCGCATCCCTTCACCATCGCCGGGATAGAGGACGATGGTTCGGTGCGCTTCGCCATCAAGCCGCTCGGCGATTATACCAAGGCGCTGCGCGAGACGGTTGCGGTTGGTGATGCGCTGACGCTCGAGGGCGGATACGGGCATTTCAATCATAAGCGCGGCGGCAAGAAGCAGATCTGGCTTGCCGGCGGCATCGGAGTCACGCCGTTTCTCGCCATGGCGAGCCGGCTGAAGGGCGACGAGGGGCAGGATATCCACATGGTCTACTGTGTGCGCGACGGAGCGGAGGCGATCGGCCTCGAGACATTCCGGGCGCAGGCGGAAAAGCTCGAGAATTTCAACTTCGTTCTGCACAATTCGGCGACCGACGGGCGCTTCGATGCAACGAAGCTCGTCTCCGGCACGACGATGAATCCGGCCGAGGCCGACCTGTGGTTCTGCGGCCCGCCGCCTTTGCGGCTGGCCATCGAAAAGGGATTGAAGGAACTCGGCAAGGCACCGCGCCGCGTCGAGTTCGAGCGTTTCGAGTTTCGATAG
- a CDS encoding c-type cytochrome: MRMFKTSFSRRSSGIAATLGLAMLAICPTGALAIDQFAPDAFGTYQPNVDNGKVMFGAAGCGACHGSGDNTELLSGGMEMQTAIGKFFAPNISAHPNGIGGWSNADFLNAVMVGLDKEGNNLYPVMPYTSYGGMKPEDVLDIKAYIDTLPQSDAASHEHEIAFPFNRQTTLTLWKRSHFTVQAYQPREETQMERGRYLIENVGGCGDCHTPRTTTYGLDLARAYEGEKGLTGAVAPDITKARMSGLASHEVFTKGLIDEGKKLSGSPLSDPVMRRIAQGLSTLSDEDKQAMYAFLADREVKVTPVETSTAPVCSEATAESALGAAGGSADLASAADAFIGKYCRNCHGPGESSQGSFPSGDLASIAANPAFVTPGDAAKSLLYTSVTSGRMPLGKRPDDAEVQGLADWINSLNQSDIPTAVSATQTKRSRPMLKYLDFVELALRDISKVDEHDQPFMRYFSYRDQYNGMMSCETHETFLKRMRVLAGGFKKLLNSLSYGPELVLPKEVEGSDGLLVRVDLRDLEWSQEDYDFLINEYFYGVEPTSDAQLHSLAKATQSQLPIMRVDWFMSNGARPKVYNRLMKLPTNISELEKRFQVPVDQNIERRRIVRAGFADGSSGVSDHNRMLERHDMPFGGYYWKSYDFAGDVGKQVLKRFPAGPEGVRLKAGLEAFDHDGGEMIFSLPNGMQGYYLSTDKGDQLDIGPTAIVSFRKRPIGKGVEIINARSCFDCHFDGILSKRDQLREHIETSTLFSKDQQDELLAVYVPQEELNEVYKRDTDRFVAALDRLGITEATSGGGKTSLKAPGGAEIFTYFADKYEDELNFEQLAAEFDMTPEEFSSDIRRLTDVNALRIGIDWVATLESGATIPRTEVEEQYAFMLEPLLQLEPLKRGVNPDVAVNNTGDASYTKPAVDNTGYQQPEQKQEQAVDNTYVTPAYKQDDKAQAEKVKLALHVPSTSAKVGDYLSFELSTNHACELQVMYVEDTGNVEIIPDVMIGNTTLNTGERRLIPQPGTGNLTFDSPSPGETMIAYCKIGGLGDQKLTAEQAKQLAVSSKQPTTRGIAVNLAKQAEKDNGAAGLQMVTFEIK, encoded by the coding sequence ATGCGCATGTTCAAGACATCATTTTCCCGCCGAAGCTCGGGCATTGCCGCAACGCTTGGCCTCGCCATGCTGGCTATCTGTCCCACCGGGGCATTGGCGATCGACCAGTTCGCGCCGGATGCCTTCGGCACCTACCAGCCGAATGTCGACAACGGCAAGGTCATGTTCGGTGCGGCCGGCTGCGGCGCCTGCCATGGCTCGGGTGACAACACGGAGCTGCTGTCCGGCGGCATGGAGATGCAGACGGCGATCGGCAAGTTCTTCGCGCCGAACATTTCCGCCCATCCGAACGGCATCGGCGGCTGGTCGAATGCGGACTTCCTGAACGCCGTGATGGTCGGCCTCGACAAGGAGGGCAACAACCTCTACCCGGTCATGCCCTATACGTCCTATGGCGGCATGAAGCCGGAGGATGTGCTGGATATCAAAGCCTATATCGACACGCTGCCGCAATCGGATGCCGCCTCGCACGAGCATGAGATTGCCTTCCCGTTCAATCGGCAGACCACGCTGACGCTTTGGAAGCGCAGCCATTTCACCGTGCAGGCCTATCAGCCGCGCGAGGAAACGCAGATGGAGCGTGGCCGCTACCTCATCGAGAATGTCGGCGGCTGCGGCGATTGCCATACGCCGCGCACCACGACCTACGGCCTCGATCTCGCCCGCGCCTATGAAGGCGAGAAGGGCCTCACCGGCGCCGTCGCGCCGGATATCACCAAGGCGCGCATGAGCGGTCTTGCTTCGCATGAAGTCTTCACCAAGGGCCTGATCGACGAGGGCAAGAAGCTCTCCGGTTCACCGCTGTCCGATCCGGTCATGCGCCGGATCGCGCAGGGCCTTTCGACGCTTTCCGATGAGGACAAGCAGGCGATGTACGCCTTCCTTGCCGATCGCGAGGTGAAGGTAACGCCCGTCGAGACCAGCACCGCGCCGGTCTGCAGCGAGGCGACCGCCGAAAGCGCCCTCGGTGCTGCCGGGGGCAGTGCGGATTTGGCCTCTGCGGCCGATGCCTTCATCGGCAAATACTGCCGCAATTGCCATGGCCCGGGCGAAAGCTCGCAAGGGTCCTTCCCATCGGGTGACCTTGCCTCGATTGCTGCAAACCCGGCCTTCGTGACGCCCGGCGATGCCGCCAAGTCGCTGCTCTACACCAGCGTTACCAGCGGCCGCATGCCGCTCGGCAAACGCCCGGACGATGCCGAAGTGCAGGGCCTTGCCGACTGGATCAATTCGCTGAACCAGTCTGATATTCCAACCGCGGTCTCCGCAACGCAGACCAAGCGCTCGCGGCCGATGCTGAAATATCTCGATTTCGTCGAGCTGGCGCTGCGCGATATCTCCAAGGTGGACGAGCACGACCAGCCGTTCATGCGCTATTTCAGCTATCGCGACCAGTATAACGGCATGATGAGCTGCGAGACGCATGAAACCTTCCTGAAGCGCATGCGAGTTCTCGCCGGCGGCTTCAAGAAGCTCTTGAATTCGCTGTCCTATGGCCCGGAACTGGTGCTGCCCAAGGAAGTGGAGGGCTCCGACGGCCTGCTCGTTCGCGTCGACCTGCGTGACCTCGAATGGAGCCAGGAAGACTACGACTTCCTGATCAACGAATACTTCTATGGCGTGGAACCGACGAGCGATGCCCAGCTGCATTCGCTTGCCAAGGCGACGCAGTCGCAGCTTCCCATCATGCGTGTCGACTGGTTCATGAGCAACGGCGCGCGGCCGAAGGTCTATAACCGTCTCATGAAGCTGCCGACCAATATTTCCGAGCTTGAAAAGCGCTTCCAGGTGCCTGTCGATCAAAACATCGAGCGTCGCCGTATCGTCCGTGCGGGCTTTGCCGATGGCTCTTCGGGTGTTTCCGATCACAATCGCATGCTGGAGCGCCACGACATGCCGTTCGGCGGCTATTACTGGAAGTCCTATGACTTCGCCGGCGATGTCGGCAAGCAGGTGCTGAAGCGCTTCCCGGCGGGTCCGGAAGGCGTTCGCCTGAAAGCCGGTCTCGAAGCCTTCGACCATGACGGCGGCGAAATGATCTTCTCGCTTCCGAACGGCATGCAGGGCTACTATCTCTCGACCGACAAGGGCGACCAGCTCGATATCGGCCCGACGGCGATCGTCTCCTTCCGCAAGCGACCGATCGGCAAGGGTGTCGAGATCATCAATGCCCGCTCGTGCTTCGACTGCCACTTCGACGGCATTCTCTCCAAGCGCGACCAGTTGCGTGAGCATATCGAAACCTCCACGCTGTTCTCCAAGGACCAGCAGGACGAGCTGCTCGCCGTCTATGTGCCGCAGGAGGAGTTGAACGAGGTCTACAAGCGCGACACGGATCGTTTCGTCGCTGCGCTCGATCGTCTCGGCATCACCGAAGCGACTTCCGGCGGTGGCAAGACCAGCCTGAAGGCACCCGGCGGCGCGGAAATCTTCACCTACTTCGCCGACAAGTACGAGGATGAGTTGAACTTCGAACAGCTGGCTGCCGAGTTCGACATGACGCCGGAGGAGTTCTCCTCCGACATCCGCCGCCTCACCGACGTGAATGCACTGCGCATCGGCATCGATTGGGTTGCGACGCTCGAATCGGGCGCCACGATCCCGCGCACCGAGGTTGAAGAGCAGTATGCCTTCATGCTGGAACCGCTGCTGCAGCTCGAACCGCTGAAGCGCGGCGTCAATCCGGACGTGGCCGTCAACAATACCGGCGATGCCTCCTACACCAAGCCGGCCGTGGACAACACGGGCTATCAGCAGCCGGAGCAGAAGCAGGAGCAGGCCGTCGACAACACCTATGTCACGCCGGCCTACAAGCAGGACGACAAGGCGCAGGCTGAAAAGGTCAAGCTTGCCCTGCATGTCCCGTCGACAAGCGCGAAGGTGGGGGATTACCTGAGCTTCGAGCTCAGCACGAACCACGCCTGCGAGCTTCAGGTGATGTATGTGGAGGACACCGGCAATGTGGAAATCATTCCGGACGTCATGATCGGCAACACCACGCTGAACACCGGTGAACGCCGCCTGATCCCGCAGCCGGGCACGGGCAACCTGACCTTCGATTCGCCGTCACCCGGCGAAACGATGATCGCCTACTGCAAGATCGGCGGCCTCGGCGACCAGAAACTGACGGCCGAGCAGGCCAAGCAGCTGGCCGTCAGTTCGAAGCAGCCGACCACGCGCGGCATTGCCGTCAACCTCGCCAAGCAGGCCGAGAAGGACAATGGCGCGGCCGGTCTTCAGATGGTGACTTTCGAGATCAAATGA
- a CDS encoding OmpA family protein encodes MLMRSLAATLFVLAGAAPAAAACDAFTGVIEAFNAGDEQKARALAETAGTANCSANERTLVGRVAALTAFNRISTAVGNGGKLSDHQQELEDLQRQYGGPWQVFDALGDLARERKDYEQAARFYQIALEDGSNETLTPDWMAPDEQYILRLDKMASEMRLAAPRPVKLAMRGGCKVSFRGVTIKKKSTPIRYVFGTADFAPEGIEAAKDLAECLKTVKPGSIKLIGHTDPVGSADANYKLSLARAETLKTYLYDAGYAGTITTEGKGEDQPFKPDDASAYDTETLNQLHRRVEVDVQ; translated from the coding sequence ATGCTGATGCGATCCCTGGCAGCAACACTCTTCGTCCTGGCCGGAGCCGCCCCGGCCGCAGCGGCCTGCGATGCCTTCACCGGCGTCATCGAGGCGTTCAATGCCGGCGACGAGCAGAAGGCACGCGCCCTTGCGGAAACCGCCGGCACGGCCAATTGCAGTGCAAACGAGCGCACGCTGGTCGGTCGCGTCGCGGCTCTGACGGCCTTCAACCGCATCTCGACGGCGGTGGGCAATGGCGGCAAGCTGTCCGACCATCAGCAGGAACTGGAAGACCTCCAGCGGCAGTATGGCGGTCCCTGGCAGGTTTTCGATGCGCTCGGCGATCTTGCCCGTGAGCGCAAGGATTATGAGCAGGCGGCGCGGTTCTACCAGATTGCGCTGGAAGACGGATCGAACGAGACGCTGACGCCCGACTGGATGGCGCCGGACGAACAATACATCCTGCGCCTCGACAAGATGGCCAGCGAAATGCGGCTTGCCGCACCGCGCCCCGTGAAACTTGCCATGCGCGGCGGGTGCAAGGTCTCGTTCCGTGGCGTGACGATCAAGAAGAAGTCGACGCCGATACGCTACGTCTTCGGCACGGCGGATTTCGCGCCGGAGGGCATCGAGGCGGCGAAGGACCTGGCGGAGTGCCTGAAGACCGTCAAACCCGGTTCGATCAAGCTGATCGGCCACACCGATCCCGTCGGCTCCGCGGATGCGAATTACAAGCTCTCGCTTGCACGCGCCGAAACGCTGAAGACCTATCTCTACGATGCCGGTTATGCCGGCACCATCACCACCGAGGGCAAGGGTGAAGACCAACCCTTCAAGCCGGATGATGCCAGCGCCTATGATACGGAAACGCTGAACCAGTTGCACCGCCGCGTGGAAGTGGACGTGCAATAA
- a CDS encoding caspase family protein, which yields MMKTLPRLLALSLAVALPAPVFAAQTYALVVGVDQYPNDVSLDGAVRDAEDVYRSMSAAGFTPTKFTNEQARKDDIRKAWTDMVAQAAAGDTIIFTYAGHGAQMPELVAGDEADGLDEFLQLPGFDRNRHEETSNEIIVDNEMNAWFAEAEGKGVHVLFVSDSCFSGGMSRSIKGKSRLAPAVKVKLAPPSQEAIAGANLKEISFKQVTVLAASLESQPTPEVIIDGEPRGALSWSFARAVEGSADRDGNGIITRIELEDYVFSNVKNRSEALQVPNFTPQVARSDGEVVVTLTRGIPVASNNTTTTDTSDNGAADTGKAIKTAKDLGWTGNIALQIDGTADKPKNTDGTGTPYRWDVATGVFYTPNGDVAAESVSADSIQSVVDKYVLLDFLKAMASQNPGSVSLTPTKDIYAAGDRLRFDAPPGRYPNMLVFNLANTGEVQFLDMQAAGTNSSEFKLSDVEVVKPFGADHLITIWTAEPVDAIGAVLAGKNVTAEAVLQALTTRLDGKEASVAIQPLYTRETL from the coding sequence ATGATGAAGACGCTGCCCCGCCTCCTGGCCCTTTCTCTTGCCGTCGCGCTGCCGGCGCCGGTTTTCGCGGCGCAGACCTATGCGCTCGTCGTCGGCGTCGATCAATATCCCAACGATGTCAGTCTCGACGGCGCAGTGCGCGACGCGGAAGACGTCTATCGCTCGATGAGTGCAGCGGGCTTCACCCCCACCAAATTCACCAACGAGCAGGCACGCAAAGACGATATCCGCAAGGCTTGGACCGACATGGTGGCGCAGGCCGCCGCCGGCGATACGATCATCTTCACCTATGCTGGCCACGGGGCGCAGATGCCCGAGCTTGTCGCCGGCGATGAGGCGGATGGCCTCGACGAGTTTCTCCAGCTGCCGGGTTTTGACCGCAACCGCCACGAGGAAACATCCAACGAGATCATCGTCGACAACGAGATGAATGCCTGGTTTGCCGAGGCCGAGGGCAAGGGCGTGCATGTGCTTTTCGTTTCGGACAGCTGCTTTTCCGGTGGCATGAGCCGGTCGATCAAGGGCAAGAGCCGCCTGGCTCCGGCCGTCAAGGTCAAGCTTGCGCCGCCTTCGCAGGAGGCTATTGCGGGCGCCAATCTCAAGGAAATCAGCTTCAAGCAAGTGACGGTGCTGGCCGCCTCGCTGGAAAGCCAGCCGACGCCGGAGGTCATCATCGATGGCGAGCCGCGCGGTGCGCTGAGCTGGAGTTTCGCCCGCGCCGTGGAAGGCAGCGCCGACCGCGACGGCAATGGCATCATTACCCGCATCGAGCTTGAGGACTACGTCTTCAGCAATGTGAAGAACCGCTCGGAAGCCCTGCAAGTGCCGAATTTCACGCCGCAGGTGGCGCGTTCGGATGGCGAGGTCGTCGTCACCTTGACGCGCGGTATCCCGGTCGCAAGCAACAATACCACGACAACGGACACCAGCGACAATGGTGCAGCCGACACCGGCAAGGCGATCAAAACGGCGAAGGATCTCGGCTGGACCGGCAACATCGCCCTTCAGATCGACGGCACGGCCGACAAGCCGAAGAACACCGACGGCACCGGAACGCCCTATCGCTGGGATGTGGCGACCGGCGTCTTCTACACGCCAAACGGCGATGTCGCGGCCGAAAGTGTCAGCGCGGACAGTATCCAGTCGGTGGTGGACAAATATGTGCTGCTCGACTTCCTGAAGGCCATGGCAAGCCAGAACCCGGGCTCCGTTTCGCTGACGCCCACCAAGGATATCTATGCCGCCGGTGATCGCCTGCGCTTCGATGCGCCCCCTGGCCGCTATCCGAACATGCTCGTCTTCAACCTCGCCAATACGGGCGAGGTACAGTTCCTCGATATGCAGGCGGCGGGCACGAACAGTTCCGAATTCAAGCTGTCGGATGTGGAGGTCGTCAAACCTTTTGGGGCCGATCACCTCATCACGATCTGGACCGCCGAGCCGGTCGATGCCATCGGCGCGGTGCTGGCCGGCAAGAACGTGACCGCCGAAGCCGTGCTGCAGGCCCTCACGACCCGTCTCGACGGCAAGGAAGCCAGTGTCGCTATCCAACCTCTCTACACGCGGGAAACGCTCTGA
- a CDS encoding caspase family protein produces the protein MIRYAAALLLSLGMFSAAEAADRALLIGIGTYASLPEKMFLEGPKNDVPLIEKLLKEKQGYAADQIRVLLDKDASRASILASIDEWLVNGTQPGDRVYFYFSGHGLQVKDASGDEEDGLDEALSTYDIAAGDGDWSNVILDDEIDAMLAKLKDRAVSIVIDACHSGTISRSLSTDVGEALESARFLPRPFAKPADAVKMRGLRIDVAVVDKPEIAKQNGVEAWSAASSYQVAWDDTRLPPEERHGVFTLSYVNGHEISAADSNGNGIVSNAELLEYVKKQSQTYCSAQTQCQGLDPQLEVNYALLGASAVTPTAEGGQQYQQPQTGGETQQNPDYGKVEEVKVENTQQTAYVAADPMDAVGDILGKPQTGDVKVALSSDHLKGGDAFKISVTSSTGGHLILYDVDKDGKATQIFPNEAAQKITPLTPNMPLTIPDDYYGFEFEADGPSENVLVAIVVADDVDLTKVAPNDYGLTKELDARTTIAEIAGTLKQTWTRDTENRGVNWSLGLLKYTVY, from the coding sequence ATGATCCGTTACGCCGCCGCTCTTCTGTTGTCGCTCGGGATGTTTTCAGCCGCGGAGGCCGCCGACCGGGCGCTCCTGATCGGCATCGGTACCTATGCGTCGCTGCCTGAAAAAATGTTCCTCGAAGGGCCGAAGAACGATGTGCCGCTGATCGAAAAGCTGCTGAAGGAAAAGCAGGGCTATGCGGCGGACCAGATCCGGGTCCTGCTCGACAAGGATGCGAGCCGCGCCTCGATCCTCGCCAGCATCGACGAATGGCTGGTCAACGGCACGCAGCCGGGCGACCGGGTCTATTTCTATTTCTCCGGTCACGGCCTTCAGGTGAAGGATGCGAGCGGTGACGAGGAGGACGGATTGGACGAAGCGCTCTCGACCTATGACATCGCCGCCGGCGATGGCGACTGGTCGAATGTCATTCTGGACGACGAGATCGACGCGATGCTGGCGAAGTTGAAGGACCGCGCCGTGTCCATCGTCATCGACGCCTGCCATTCCGGTACGATTTCACGCTCGCTCTCGACGGATGTCGGCGAAGCGCTGGAAAGCGCGCGCTTCCTGCCGCGCCCCTTCGCCAAGCCGGCCGATGCGGTGAAGATGCGCGGGCTGCGCATCGACGTCGCTGTGGTCGACAAGCCGGAGATCGCCAAGCAGAACGGCGTGGAGGCCTGGAGTGCTGCCTCCTCCTATCAGGTTGCCTGGGATGATACGCGCCTGCCGCCGGAAGAGCGGCACGGCGTTTTCACCCTTTCCTATGTCAATGGCCATGAGATTTCCGCAGCCGACAGCAATGGCAACGGCATCGTCTCCAATGCCGAACTGCTCGAATATGTGAAGAAGCAGTCGCAGACCTATTGCTCGGCGCAAACACAGTGCCAGGGCCTCGATCCGCAGCTGGAGGTCAATTACGCCCTGCTCGGCGCCAGCGCCGTCACGCCGACCGCCGAGGGCGGGCAGCAGTACCAGCAGCCGCAGACCGGCGGCGAAACGCAGCAGAACCCCGACTATGGCAAGGTCGAGGAGGTCAAGGTCGAGAACACGCAACAGACGGCCTATGTGGCCGCGGACCCGATGGATGCTGTTGGCGACATTCTCGGCAAGCCGCAGACGGGTGACGTCAAGGTGGCGCTCTCCTCCGACCACCTGAAGGGTGGCGACGCCTTCAAGATCAGCGTGACGAGCAGCACGGGCGGGCATCTCATCCTCTACGACGTCGACAAGGACGGCAAGGCGACGCAGATTTTCCCGAACGAAGCGGCGCAGAAGATCACCCCACTGACGCCGAACATGCCGCTCACCATTCCCGATGACTACTACGGCTTTGAATTCGAGGCCGACGGCCCAAGCGAAAACGTGCTGGTGGCGATCGTCGTCGCCGACGACGTGGACCTCACCAAGGTTGCGCCCAACGACTATGGGCTGACCAAGGAACTGGATGCGCGCACCACGATCGCCGAGATTGCCGGCACGCTGAAGCAGACCTGGACGCGCGATACGGAAAACCGTGGCGTAAACTGGTCGCTCGGGCTGCTGAAATATACGGTCTATTGA
- the glp gene encoding gephyrin-like molybdotransferase Glp: MSLLPVADALDRLLSGARPPHRTEQVSLHDAQGRVLAEDIAARLTQPPFDNSAMDGYAVRHEDIAELGSVLKVVGTSAAGHAFGGSAGRGEAVRIFTGAPLPAFADTVLLQEDAEVLEGGRIRTTFLTPKGRHIRPRGQDFSEGDVVLKTGDLLDAGRLTVAAAMNHPQLTVYARPRIAVLATGDELVPPGTPPGASQIIASNTYGVSALAREAGAEVIDLGIVRDDKQAILDAVRNALSLDIDVLVTLGGASVGDFDLVQPVLGEAGMELDFWRIAMRPGKPLMVGRLGAIHVVGLPGNPVSSLVCSLLFLEPLVRHLARLPAKNRQRPALAAVALKENDQRQDYVRARIHRAADGTYRVTPFAKQDSSMMKVFAESEGLLIRPPHAPAVPEGAACEILLIREPQD; the protein is encoded by the coding sequence ATGTCCCTTCTTCCTGTTGCCGATGCCCTCGATCGCCTGCTCTCCGGTGCAAGGCCACCCCATCGGACGGAACAGGTTTCGCTGCACGACGCCCAGGGTCGCGTGCTCGCTGAAGATATCGCAGCACGGCTCACCCAGCCTCCCTTCGACAATTCGGCCATGGATGGCTATGCCGTCCGTCATGAAGACATCGCCGAACTCGGCTCCGTCCTCAAGGTCGTCGGTACCTCCGCCGCCGGGCACGCTTTCGGAGGTTCGGCCGGTCGTGGCGAGGCCGTGCGTATCTTTACTGGCGCGCCGCTTCCCGCTTTCGCCGATACCGTTCTCCTGCAGGAAGACGCCGAGGTGCTGGAGGGTGGCCGCATCCGCACGACCTTCCTCACGCCGAAAGGCCGCCATATCCGTCCACGCGGCCAGGATTTTTCCGAAGGCGACGTCGTGCTCAAAACGGGCGATCTGCTCGACGCCGGCCGGCTGACGGTCGCCGCGGCGATGAACCATCCGCAACTGACCGTCTACGCTCGCCCGCGCATCGCCGTACTTGCCACCGGCGACGAACTCGTGCCGCCCGGCACACCGCCCGGTGCCAGCCAGATCATCGCCTCCAACACCTACGGTGTCTCCGCGCTCGCCCGCGAGGCCGGCGCGGAGGTGATCGACCTCGGCATCGTCCGGGACGACAAACAGGCGATCCTCGACGCCGTGCGCAACGCTTTGTCGCTCGACATCGACGTGCTCGTCACGCTCGGTGGCGCGTCCGTTGGAGATTTCGATCTCGTTCAGCCCGTGCTTGGCGAAGCCGGCATGGAACTCGACTTCTGGCGCATCGCCATGCGCCCCGGAAAGCCGCTGATGGTGGGCCGCCTCGGTGCCATCCATGTTGTCGGCCTGCCTGGCAACCCCGTCTCCAGCCTGGTTTGCTCGCTGCTCTTCCTGGAACCCCTTGTCCGCCATCTCGCCCGTCTGCCCGCAAAGAACCGGCAGCGCCCGGCCCTTGCCGCTGTCGCGCTCAAGGAGAACGACCAGAGACAGGATTATGTGCGTGCGCGCATCCACCGTGCCGCCGACGGGACGTATCGCGTGACGCCGTTTGCGAAACAGGATTCCTCGATGATGAAGGTCTTCGCCGAATCAGAAGGCCTGCTCATCCGTCCGCCGCATGCGCCGGCAGTGCCGGAAGGTGCTGCTTGCGAAATCCTACTGATTCGAGAGCCGCAAGACTGA
- the moaC gene encoding cyclic pyranopterin monophosphate synthase MoaC yields MAETADTLTHIDASGEANMVDVGDKAETVRIAIAEGFIRMAPATLDLILKGDAKKGDVIGTARLAGIMAAKQTSSLIPLCHPLMLTKVAVDIREDRALPGLRIEAMAKLTGRTGVEMEALTAVSVACLTIYDMAKAADREMEIGGVRLREKSGGRSGDYKRRDS; encoded by the coding sequence ATGGCCGAGACGGCTGACACGCTCACCCATATCGACGCGTCAGGCGAAGCCAACATGGTCGATGTCGGCGACAAGGCGGAGACCGTGCGCATCGCCATCGCCGAGGGTTTCATCCGCATGGCGCCGGCGACGCTCGACCTGATCCTCAAGGGTGACGCCAAGAAGGGCGACGTGATCGGCACGGCGCGCCTTGCCGGCATCATGGCCGCCAAGCAGACGTCGAGCCTCATCCCGCTCTGCCATCCGCTGATGCTGACGAAGGTCGCAGTGGACATCCGCGAGGATCGCGCCCTGCCCGGCCTGCGCATCGAGGCCATGGCGAAATTGACCGGCCGCACCGGCGTCGAAATGGAGGCGCTAACCGCCGTCAGCGTCGCCTGCCTCACCATCTACGACATGGCAAAGGCCGCGGACCGCGAGATGGAAATCGGTGGCGTCCGGCTGCGCGAAAAATCCGGCGGCCGCTCCGGCGATTACAAACGCAGAGACAGCTGA